One stretch of Cryomorphaceae bacterium 1068 DNA includes these proteins:
- the msrB gene encoding peptide-methionine (R)-S-oxide reductase MsrB translates to MKHYFIIISSLLFALTACSQNAETTESEHEHYEVSKTDEEWKELLTPQEYEVLRQKGTERAFTGDLLDNKEEGTYICAACAFPLFDSKTKFKSGTGWPSFYTFVGDTNVVEIADRSYGMVRTEVVCGQCGGHLGHVFEDGPKPTGLRYCINSVSLDFKKD, encoded by the coding sequence ATGAAACACTATTTCATCATCATTAGCTCACTCCTTTTTGCGCTTACAGCTTGCAGCCAAAATGCAGAGACTACAGAATCTGAGCATGAACACTATGAAGTATCCAAAACGGACGAAGAGTGGAAGGAACTGCTGACTCCTCAAGAGTATGAGGTTCTTCGTCAAAAAGGAACAGAACGAGCGTTTACGGGAGATTTATTGGACAACAAAGAAGAAGGAACTTATATCTGCGCCGCCTGTGCATTCCCACTTTTTGATTCAAAGACAAAATTTAAATCAGGTACCGGATGGCCAAGCTTTTACACCTTTGTCGGAGACACAAACGTTGTTGAGATTGCAGATCGAAGCTACGGGATGGTTCGAACTGAGGTTGTTTGTGGGCAGTGTGGAGGACATTTGGGCCATGTCTTCGAAGATGGGCCAAAACCCACGGGATTACGTTATTGCATTAACTCGGTAAGTCTGGACTTTAAAAAGGACTGA